The sequence CTCACtacaaaagttaataaaaaaacatacattctGTCAAGTTCTAAATCTTGTTAACTCTTATTGGATACTAGGTTCTGtcaatttttgaaataagaatagAAGGAACATGTTCGaaacatgtaaatattaatgtttaatgggtattttataataatgattaagatCTAGTAAGTACTAGTTTAAGTTGTAGTAActagtgtttatttaattatatttctaacgatttatttttatattctcttAAGTAATAATACTATACCAATATAATTCGATGTTTAATTATGCAATTTAGTATAATGTTTCTATATCTATCAACTCGctatttttgtaacaatataATTGATTTGTCACTTTGTTAGCCGTATGTAAAGACTGTTAGTGCTTataaacaaactgtaaaaaattattaaattatatgttataatattacactCACCACCACTCATGTCTTGAATttagttcatttttaatttcgGTGTAAACTTCAAGTAGAGCAATTcacaaatgaaaacaaattactTTATTGGACGGTCACATAATTTAACCAATTAACGCTTTCCCACGAAACCCTACTTAATTCCCCTGTGACGCGCATGTCAATgagaacaaaattaaaaatatgttttgaaataaaataacacaatctTACTTGTATACAAACAtactgatatatattataatgtaacagataattatataacactTAAAACCTTATTTGAAGATTtacttctatttttttaaatctataatgtTTTCAATTTGAATAATTGATACAAGTTTATGTTGTTGAATTGTTTTGTtgaaaagaacaaaataaaagaatgtaaattattttcttatttattatatgtaggtatataaatttttgtaagACATAAATCAcaaatactaaaacaaatacAACAGACTTCTGTtccaaatttataaatgtttgtttagaACAATCATCAGtgacgttaaatatatttattgcggtAGTTAGCTTAAACAAATAAGGACACACTGGGGTCTTAGCGTTTTACATCCTCGATGACAACTCAACCATTCGCCATAACAGGCACGGATTCAGAACCGTATTTCACAAATTTACATTATGATATGTGTTTTCACAAACGTTAATTTCTATATTGAACGATAGCTgtcttcgtttttattttatttttattttatcactgaAGTATTAATGTTTACTACATATTACgcaaaaaaatgaaacaaaacaaaacttaacAAGAAACTTCCTGGACTTAATTGATATCATCGAGGGTTTTCGAACGTTTTTGTAAACGGACGGATAAAggcgttaattttatttaatatttttttatacatatatatttttatagcatacattttttaatctaataaatccatatttgtataataatatccctatatttatataaaattcgggACTGATTCATAAGGAGGCATCTGTTTATACAATTATCGGTTAAGAGTCGAGTCAGTGGCCCGCGCTGTTCTTCCTAAATGACTTCCACGATACCATCGGGTGTTGGAACGCTCATTACGAACCACCAAACTACGATCAGTCTACATCCCGCATCCCGACTAAATGTTACCCGCGAactgttttgttaaaaaaagttttaaatagttaatgAATATAACAATATGGACACATACACAAATTATCAGATAAGTGAAGAAAGTTGGGAACAGTTATATTCGGTAATaccttttcaaaataacacagaAACAGTGCCAGCTACAAAACAACGGTGTCAAGCAAATGCAAGGGAGCGGGATAGAACTCAGaagttagtattttatttaatctgtaaagtataatttaaatgtcgaataattctaattattataaaagaaaattatgttcgattcgaaattcaaaaataaaaattaaataataatacagtatcttaatttattacagaatatttaaaattcatacttgtttttgtttgaaaataattttaattctaacaTTAAATTAGATCAttctttttgaaataataatattgcttcACATGTACTAACACCgcaatgtttacaattttattgttcggttaacaaatattttgtataaatatttatattttgaacacattttaatttgctgataaattatatttttacttatatttttattaatattactttttattaataactacattattttataatataattaattttgttttattttataaccacACATTATCAATTGAGCATTTTTTTtgcaacattaaaattattcgttTTACCTACGGATGGTAGAATTGTATAAAAGaggcaattaaaaaaagtttccaAGTTCCATGTCGAGGAACGACGGCTCGTAACTCAAAAACGATCGTTTACTTTTGTGCAATAACTAAACATCACAAATAGGAACCGAATATTAGCCGATTTATAAAAGAAGTTGAATTACGGATCTTTGAAATAATGATAGAATTGTTATCAAAATACCCATTAAATTTCCAAGCAGCGTCAACATGGCGTTCAACGCGTTGCGACTCCTGATACCTACGGAACCGCCCGACCGCAAACTGAGCAAGATCGAGATATTACGCCTCGCTGGCAGCTACATCACACACCTAGACAATCAACTTTACACTGGTaagtagatttttataaaagttataaatattaaatagtagaAGCGAAAATTAAGACATTCAACGGGTGAgacaaattttgaatataaagcaTAATACGCAAGTAAGACAACATGATCAgttaatattagatttattagatgcgataatttaattttagcctTATACagtaaacttttaaattaaaatcttaaaactCTTCAATTGTCACATGGAATTTATTTAacgatatatttaattcatcgttctatttttttttttatataataccggcgtttattttctttatacgcACAAACCTTagtagcatatttttttattttgattagcatttaattttattatagacatGTTCAAGACTTAGGTATTTGTATCACTTATGTGAGCTATACACGAGCAGCTGTGCTCTAGATAACTCTAAAATATTAAGGTAAGTATTTTGTACCACAGaggtaatattgtatttttattacattaccgatttataataaattattaaatgtcagaattaaaaaaaaaacctaaagtCCTGTTTGTGTTGAATTAGATTATGGATTGATAATATTCAATGCGTATAGTTTTTTGTAAAAAGcttagatggcccagtggtaagaacgcgtaaatctttaccgatgatcgtgggttcaaaccggactggcaccacagaattttcatttgcttaatttgtgattataattcatctcgtgcttgacggtgaaggaaaatatcttgaggaaacctgcatgtgcctaatttcactgaaattttgccacatgtgtattccaccaacccgcattggagcagcgtggtggaataagctccaaaccttctcctcaaaaaagaagaggaggccctTAGGCCTGCTGGGCtaacccagcagtgagacatccacaggctgttacagttactgtatagttttttgtattatttattttttcgttacTAAATTCGCAGAAGTTCTAtcgatgtattatttatatatacaaaaataattataagataatataactATTAGTAAATGGTCAAGCTTTACTGCAAGT comes from Nymphalis io chromosome 15, ilAglIoxx1.1, whole genome shotgun sequence and encodes:
- the LOC126773580 gene encoding transcription factor 15-like — protein: MSSLETVPATKQRCQANARERDRTQNSVNMAFNALRLLIPTEPPDRKLSKIEILRLAGSYITHLDNQLYTGEMEQPCLQKSNEYNTSLCTFCWSSTKKTNHR